A window of the Acidimicrobiales bacterium genome harbors these coding sequences:
- a CDS encoding molybdenum cofactor guanylyltransferase, with product MIAAILAGGASTRFGADKALVIGPSVRDALRSADCDPVVLVGGTAGPALGLITIPDRRPGEGPLAGLATALLWAGPERVLVVPCDLPNLRSDDLATLLDAAAEPGIAPDVAIVATVDGRPHHSVGIWPGSAGRALWQSVEKGERALRHALDVVSWRGVELRPEAVVDADTRADLHRGSGAPPD from the coding sequence GTGATCGCCGCCATCCTGGCCGGGGGCGCCAGTACTCGGTTCGGAGCGGACAAGGCCCTCGTGATCGGCCCCTCGGTGCGCGACGCACTCCGGTCGGCCGACTGCGACCCGGTCGTGCTGGTCGGCGGCACAGCGGGACCGGCGCTCGGGCTCATCACCATTCCTGACCGGCGCCCTGGTGAGGGACCGCTCGCCGGGCTGGCGACGGCGCTGTTGTGGGCCGGGCCCGAGCGGGTGCTGGTCGTTCCCTGCGACCTGCCGAATCTTCGCTCCGACGACCTCGCCACGTTGCTCGACGCAGCCGCCGAGCCGGGGATTGCACCAGATGTCGCCATCGTGGCCACGGTCGACGGCCGGCCCCACCACTCGGTAGGTATCTGGCCTGGTTCGGCCGGTCGGGCGCTCTGGCAGTCGGTCGAGAAGGGGGAGCGAGCCTTGCGCCACGCGCTCGACGTGGTGTCGTGGCGAGGCGTCGAGCTACGCCCGGAGGCCGTGGTCGATGCCGACACCCGTGCCGACC